One genomic region from Leifsonia poae encodes:
- a CDS encoding MFS transporter, with protein MSKNALSIAARWCIFAAILVADVLDLLSTTVTNIAAPSIVADLHAPQALTPWLGSSYALALGSILVIGGRLGDKYGYRRLFLIGLVGFTTASALCALAWDPVSIVTARIIQGAFGALLIPQGFSILIRVFPREELGRVFGLFGPIMGLSSISGPVLAGLLIQTAPFGLGWRSVFLINVVLGLGLLAVSTRFLPRYESRPGVRIDAFAAAALMAGTLAALAGIIQGGNSGWNVFALALIAAGAVLLAVFVVHQRHSENPLLAPALFRNRSFVAGLFVGAVFFAAVAGLLFVTSLYLQEGRHLRPLAAAGIMAPMSVGIIIASFSARGVIQRLGRGLVALGLALVELGTISYLLIVTASPAETWVLVFPLFVCGLGMGCCFGSVFAVALGNVDEDQTGSASGTLNAVQQIANSIGAAIVSTIFLATVLTSRVQHAATTSLTFVLLTVLLCACFLPLLPKTAAPDNY; from the coding sequence ATGTCCAAAAACGCCCTTAGTATTGCCGCGCGTTGGTGCATTTTCGCCGCGATCCTCGTCGCCGACGTTCTCGATCTGTTGAGCACGACGGTGACCAACATCGCTGCGCCGTCGATCGTTGCGGATCTTCATGCTCCGCAAGCATTGACCCCATGGCTCGGATCAAGCTACGCCCTCGCATTGGGATCGATCCTGGTAATCGGCGGTCGTCTGGGAGATAAGTACGGCTATCGCCGATTGTTCCTTATCGGCCTCGTCGGCTTCACCACCGCATCCGCACTCTGCGCCCTGGCCTGGGATCCGGTAAGCATCGTGACCGCCCGGATCATCCAGGGCGCGTTTGGGGCACTGTTGATCCCCCAAGGGTTCAGCATCCTGATCCGCGTTTTCCCTCGCGAGGAGCTTGGTCGCGTCTTCGGACTCTTCGGACCGATCATGGGTTTGAGCTCCATCAGCGGTCCGGTCCTTGCTGGGCTGCTCATCCAAACGGCGCCATTCGGTTTGGGTTGGCGTTCGGTGTTCCTCATCAATGTGGTCCTCGGGTTAGGATTGCTGGCTGTCAGCACACGATTCCTGCCCCGATATGAGAGCCGCCCAGGTGTTCGAATCGATGCCTTCGCGGCCGCTGCTCTCATGGCAGGAACGCTTGCTGCTTTGGCCGGAATCATCCAGGGTGGCAACAGCGGATGGAATGTCTTCGCACTCGCCTTGATCGCAGCGGGTGCTGTGCTGCTCGCTGTGTTCGTAGTACATCAACGACACAGCGAGAACCCGCTACTGGCTCCGGCACTGTTTCGCAACCGAAGCTTCGTAGCAGGCCTCTTCGTTGGTGCGGTGTTCTTCGCCGCTGTTGCCGGGCTCCTCTTCGTGACATCGCTTTACCTGCAGGAAGGTCGCCACCTGAGGCCGCTCGCTGCTGCCGGCATCATGGCCCCCATGTCCGTGGGGATCATCATTGCCTCGTTCTCTGCTCGCGGCGTGATCCAACGACTCGGTCGAGGCCTGGTCGCCCTTGGGCTTGCACTCGTCGAGCTCGGAACGATCAGCTATCTGCTTATCGTCACCGCATCACCCGCCGAGACGTGGGTGCTCGTGTTTCCGCTCTTCGTCTGTGGCCTGGGCATGGGGTGCTGCTTCGGATCGGTGTTCGCCGTAGCTCTGGGCAACGTTGATGAAGACCAAACCGGTAGCGCCAGCGGCACCCTCAATGCCGTGCAGCAAATCGCAAACTCCATCGGCGCAGCGATCGTGTCCACGATCTTTCTCGCCACGGTGCTGACCAGCAGAGTCCAACACGCAGCCACAACGAGCCTGACTTTCGTCCTGCTCACAGTCCTGCTGTGCGCCTGCTTCCTGCCACTATTGCCGAAGACAGCCGCCCCCGACAACTACTGA